The Polyangia bacterium genome has a window encoding:
- a CDS encoding TonB-dependent receptor has product MAGTDDRRQKHIDLKNRAHRPEIRSPVSCARSFSADGVPINDSGNVHGNGYADTHFIIPELILGLRVTEGPFSPYQGNYAVAGSADYHLGLEARGTTAKATYGSWNTRRVLLLWGPAGASPGTFGGVDAYRTDGFGVNRAATRTSAMAQYEIGLPSGASLRVGGQAYATHFQAAGVVRQDDWQSGRVGFFGTEDPLQGGDASRFSAYLTYDRPAEWSALQQSLFLIRRDVRLREDITGLRTDTQNELDTLHGQRGDLIDMSDGAWTLGGPGLARWSTLVRGLRQSIDVGYLARLDLINGTQYRDTVPGNIPYKVETALQSTITDVGLYADASLRPWRWLTLRGGARVDTFSYDVLNLCAAQGDFDNPSRSRPPTNESCHDQMQLGAHREPVQRSSTGAVKLMPRVTATIGPIRHFNLSLSYGEGVRSIDPAYIPQDLATPFASVRAYEGGVTYTSNFRGVDVSARSIFFATKVDHDLVFSQTTGSNVLANGTTRLGWAAALRLLGSFFDEAANLTLVRPTFDDTHHQISYVPTLVFREDGALFRELPWNAAGRPFRTSLGVGWTYVGRRALPYNQQSDVISVVDATASVAMGGWEISLAVTNLFDRRYRLGEFNYASDFGCAPEPTLIPARHFTAGAPRGVFVSLSGTFGGAS; this is encoded by the coding sequence TTGGCTGGCACCGACGACCGCCGGCAGAAACACATCGATCTGAAGAACCGTGCCCACCGCCCCGAGATCCGCAGCCCCGTGTCCTGCGCGCGGTCCTTCAGCGCCGACGGCGTGCCGATCAACGACAGCGGCAACGTCCACGGCAACGGCTACGCCGATACCCACTTCATCATCCCGGAGCTGATCCTCGGGCTGCGCGTGACGGAAGGTCCGTTCTCGCCATACCAGGGCAACTACGCCGTCGCGGGCAGCGCCGACTACCACCTCGGCCTCGAGGCGCGGGGCACAACGGCGAAGGCGACCTACGGAAGCTGGAACACCCGGCGGGTGCTGCTTCTCTGGGGGCCCGCCGGCGCCTCGCCGGGCACCTTCGGGGGCGTTGATGCCTACCGGACCGACGGCTTCGGCGTCAACCGCGCCGCCACCCGGACATCGGCGATGGCTCAGTACGAGATCGGTCTTCCCTCGGGCGCGAGCCTGCGTGTCGGCGGCCAAGCGTACGCAACGCACTTTCAGGCGGCGGGCGTGGTCCGGCAGGACGACTGGCAATCGGGGCGGGTCGGCTTCTTCGGCACCGAGGATCCTCTCCAGGGCGGGGACGCGTCCCGCTTCTCCGCGTACCTGACCTACGACCGGCCGGCTGAATGGTCGGCGCTCCAGCAGAGCCTGTTCCTCATCCGGCGCGACGTGCGGCTCCGGGAGGACATCACCGGCTTGCGCACCGACACCCAGAACGAGCTCGACACTCTCCACGGCCAGCGCGGCGATCTCATCGACATGAGCGACGGCGCGTGGACGCTCGGCGGGCCGGGCCTCGCGCGCTGGTCGACGCTCGTGCGCGGTCTGCGGCAATCGATCGACGTCGGCTACCTCGCCCGCCTTGATCTGATCAACGGAACGCAGTACCGGGATACCGTCCCCGGCAACATCCCCTACAAGGTGGAGACAGCGCTCCAGTCGACCATCACCGACGTCGGTCTCTACGCGGATGCCTCTCTCCGGCCCTGGCGCTGGCTCACCCTCCGCGGCGGCGCCCGCGTCGACACCTTCTCTTATGACGTTCTCAATCTCTGCGCTGCGCAGGGAGACTTCGACAACCCGTCGCGCAGCCGTCCGCCGACCAACGAGTCCTGCCACGACCAGATGCAGCTCGGCGCCCACCGCGAGCCCGTCCAGCGCTCGTCCACCGGGGCCGTCAAGCTGATGCCGCGGGTGACGGCGACCATCGGACCGATCCGGCATTTCAACCTCTCCCTGAGCTACGGCGAGGGCGTCCGCTCGATCGACCCCGCGTACATCCCGCAGGATCTCGCCACGCCGTTCGCCAGCGTGCGCGCCTACGAGGGGGGCGTTACCTACACCAGCAACTTTCGCGGTGTGGACGTCTCTGCGCGATCGATCTTCTTCGCGACCAAGGTCGACCACGATCTCGTCTTCAGCCAGACCACCGGGAGCAATGTCCTCGCCAACGGCACCACGCGCCTCGGATGGGCGGCCGCTTTGCGCCTGCTCGGATCGTTCTTCGATGAGGCGGCGAACCTGACGCTGGTCCGGCCGACGTTCGACGATACGCACCATCAGATCTCGTACGTCCCCACGCTGGTCTTTCGTGAGGACGGCGCGCTCTTCCGGGAGCTGCCCTGGAACGCCGCCGGCCGGCCTTTCCGTACATCGCTGGGCGTCGGATGGACGTACGTGGGCCGCCGCGCGCTCCCCTACAACCAGCAGAGCGATGTCATCTCGGTCGTCGACGCGACCGCATCGGTTGCCATGGGCGGCTGGGAGATCTCGCTCGCGGTGACCAACCTCTTCGACCGCCGCTATCGGTTGGGCGAATTCAACTACGCCTCTGACTTCGGCTGCGCTCCCGAGCCGACACTGATCCCGGCCCGCCACTTCACCGCCGGCGCGCCGCGGGGGGTGTTCGTGTCGCTGTCCGGCACTTTCGGGGGCGCGTCTTGA
- a CDS encoding fibrobacter succinogenes major paralogous domain-containing protein, which yields MLMRATFGEPVAGMAGMLAVVLVCACSSCGSQQATKPPPIPMPTGSLTDVEGNVYPTIKIGQQEWMVKNLKTVTYNDGTPIPNVTDGPTWSTLASDAYSWYDNAVGNKDVYGALYNWYAVNTKKLCPTGWSMPSNGSWSTLVTAVGGDSVAGGRTKEVGTTLWQPPNTGATNQSGFSARPAGFRNVAGSFDEKGQNGIWWSSDQKIVSLPGTAYFSHVTSTSSALVSATSPFTTGYSVRCFRSAN from the coding sequence ATGCTGATGCGCGCGACGTTCGGAGAACCGGTAGCGGGAATGGCAGGAATGCTCGCAGTGGTCCTGGTCTGTGCTTGCAGCTCATGCGGATCTCAACAGGCGACCAAGCCGCCGCCGATTCCGATGCCGACCGGAAGCCTGACCGATGTCGAGGGGAACGTCTACCCGACGATCAAGATCGGTCAGCAGGAGTGGATGGTCAAGAACCTGAAGACCGTGACGTACAACGACGGGACGCCGATACCAAACGTTACGGACGGGCCCACGTGGTCGACTCTCGCCTCGGACGCCTATAGCTGGTACGACAACGCCGTCGGCAACAAAGACGTCTACGGTGCCTTGTACAACTGGTACGCCGTCAATACGAAGAAGCTTTGTCCCACGGGTTGGTCGATGCCGTCCAACGGAAGCTGGAGCACCCTGGTGACCGCGGTGGGTGGGGACTCCGTCGCGGGCGGGCGCACGAAGGAGGTCGGGACGACCCTCTGGCAGCCGCCAAACACCGGTGCTACGAATCAATCGGGATTCTCGGCGCGTCCGGCAGGATTTCGGAACGTCGCCGGCTCATTCGATGAGAAGGGTCAGAATGGTATCTGGTGGTCCTCCGACCAGAAGATCGTCTCATTGCCGGGGACCGCGTATTTTTCGCACGTGACGTCCACGAGTTCGGCGCTGGTGAGCGCGACGAGCCCCTTTACGACCGGCTACTCGGTTCGCTGCTTCCGCAGCGCGAACTGA
- a CDS encoding ATP-binding protein — MLNELVSLRFVEDHRNVVILGPVGVGKTFLASALGHLCCRAGFNVRFQRADELLRVLKQSRMDNSRDALMTQLATVDVLIIDDFALEPMTRDESRDVYQLFVERNARFSTVVTSNRDTAEWIATFDDALLAQSAVDRFKNNAFDLVVDGESYRSRLKPNIETVGPPPSAPVKKPPAHPRRRAPPRRS; from the coding sequence GTGCTCAACGAACTGGTCTCGCTCCGCTTCGTCGAGGATCACCGCAACGTGGTGATCCTGGGACCGGTGGGCGTGGGGAAGACATTCCTGGCCAGCGCGCTGGGGCACCTGTGCTGTCGCGCTGGATTCAACGTGCGCTTCCAGCGGGCCGACGAGCTGCTGCGCGTCCTCAAGCAAAGCCGAATGGACAACTCGCGAGACGCGCTCATGACCCAACTCGCGACGGTCGACGTGCTGATAATCGATGATTTCGCGTTAGAGCCCATGACCAGGGACGAGAGTCGAGACGTCTACCAGCTCTTCGTCGAGAGGAACGCCCGTTTCTCGACGGTCGTCACCAGCAATCGCGACACGGCCGAATGGATCGCCACCTTCGACGATGCGCTACTGGCCCAGAGCGCCGTCGACCGATTCAAGAACAACGCCTTCGACCTGGTGGTCGACGGCGAGTCGTATCGGTCTCGGCTCAAGCCCAACATTGAAACCGTGGGACCTCCGCCTTCGGCTCCGGTGAAGAAGCCTCCGGCGCACCCGCGGCGGCGGGCACCACCCAGGCGAAGCTGA